CCCGTGAATCCAGCTCTGGAAGGTTGTTTCTACATGTACATTAAGCTTTATCAGTTATCTCTTTCCGCTGGTGCATTTCTTCACGATTTACTACCTTTATACGTCTTAGACATTGTGTACTAAACTGTTACCTCGCCTCTCTTCATATTTCATCCAGAGTCAACTTTCTTGACCTCCTGCCATGTGATATATTCCTTATTCCAACTTTCTGACTAACGTTAGAATTGACCACAGGGAAACTCTTCGTGTTGATTATCTTCCCCTTCTCTTGAATCGCTTGACAAGTCCACTGCAGACACTGCCTAAGGTTAATATCTTTATATTGTTCATGAACGCAATATACACTTGTTTGTATAATATCAAGGATAACTAACATGATGATATATTCTATGTTGTATTGTATATGATAATGTTCCCAGGATGAAGCAGTTTCAGAAGTTGTTGAGTTCATGAACACCTACTCTATAAGCCAGGAGGACTACGATACTATTGTGGAGTTGGCAAAATTTAAGGTATACACGATTTCCTTTTTTCACGGAATATCCACTGCGACAAAGAATCTTTACTTATACATTGCAATCTTTACGAATTAGGGACGTGCAAATCCATTGGAGGGTGTTGCACCTGCAGTTAAGACCGCTTTGACTAGAAAATATAAAGAGACAAGTAAAACCAGAATGGTACGTGCTGCCGACATGGTGCAGCTTCCGGGAGTGAAGAAGGCACCAAAGAAGCGAATAGCTGCAATGCTTGAACCAACTGTCCAAAGTTTGAGTGGTGAAGATGGCGAGCAGGTAgcagaaaatgaagaagataaagaatCAGACGCTGAAGACTCAGGTACTGTGCATTTTTTTTGGTGAACTATTATAGTAGATTCAGGTAACTGGTTCAGCATAATCAATGGCTGAGCATCAGAAAGACATTACATTAGGTCTGTAAACTACTTGACCATATGTAATCCTGACTTTGGTTTTCTCTGTTTTGCTTTTGATATTCCAGAAGAAGCAACTAATGGAGAAAAGCTGGAGtcgaatctgaaaaatctgaatGCAAGAGGTCTCTTGTTACTTCTTTTGATCAGTTGtgtttttttgctttaaaaGAGTCAGTTTAGAACCATATCTTGGCTCTGAATGCTTCTTTGTTACACCACATTCCTCTATCTCTGGGAGGGATTTTTGTTGAGAGCATCAAAGCTAAGAGTCTAAAACGAACTATATAATTGAGTTGCAGGGGTCCGAGTTGAAGTGGATTTGAAAGTATCAGGTTCAAGAAAGACAACTGGCAGAGGCAGAGGCAAAGACTATATAATTGAGTTGCAGGGATCCGAGTTGAAGTGGATTTGAAAGTATCAGGTCCAAGAAAGACAGCTGGCAGAGGCAGAGGCAAAGCCGCAGAAGCTGAGAAGAAGCAAACAGGACGAGGCGCAGGTTCCAAGAGAAAAGAGATGAGAAGCCGAAGACGTCGTTTTTTTTCAGGCAAGATTATCAAAGAAATGTATCTTTCTGGAATGTTCATGTATAAAGGCTTTTTCGTTAGTTATTTTTTCCTGGATTGACAAATAAATATGTGTTGTTTCTGGTGTGTAAGGGTGGTGGATTCTAGACTTATAGTTTGTATCTAACGCAGAAAGCCAATTACCTTTTTGAACGAACCATAGGAATAAGCTTCTGCTCCATACATTTGGTTTTTGCTTGGCCAAGTTTTTTTGAAGATAAGTAACAATCATACATACCaaatagaaaattattttcCAGGAATTTAATCGTTTCTAACAAACTCAGATCATAATCAAATTGAATGGAAGAAACTAATGAACCactgaataataataataatctataatataatggcGGAGTATCACTCCTGCCTACGAGACACGTGGCATCTCTGTTGGgccctatttttttttgttacgaATGGGCTGCGATCTGTAAACCACTCTTTTTAGGAATTCATGGTTATCGATCTTTGTCTCTTCCACCTCTCCGTTTCCACTAATCTTTGACTTGAGATACAATGAACTCTTCTCCAACTCTTAGCTTTCCCCATCGTTAGATTTCTCTTAATTCTTCGTTAAGGGCAGAACCCTaccccttcttcttcttcgtgaAGAAGCTTCTGAAACCTCAGAAAAAAGAATCAGATTTGTATTAAATGTACGAGATTTTTCTTCAGGTAAACTGCATAACCTCTAACCCTAAAGCGAGCTTCTTTcacttctttctttttcatcgTCCCAGCTCCATATCTATCACCCTCGCTCACTCTCTGTTCATCTCAAAGATCAATTTCCTCTACATCTACCTCTCATTGGGCTGTTCAAATTCTGCAATTGTGTTCCGGTGATTGAAGAAATTTTCGCTTCCGGTGGCGACGGGAGAAAAACGGAGGAAATCTTCTCAGACGGAAACGCTCCTGATGCTGCAGAGCGTATTGGCCATGAAGCTAAATGCCGAGGCTTTCCTGCGTCTATCGTATCCACCGAAGAATTCGACCCGGTATGTGAGATGTTGTTGTGAATCAATTTGATTTCTTACACTGAAGATTATTTGTTCAGATATTTAATATGAAAGAAACCGTGACAATTCCTCTGTTTGATCAGCTTTTATATTTGAGTGGTTCTGTTGATTGAATTTCGAGTGAACATATAAAAGTGTTCGTTTCTCCAGAGTTCCTTACCTCATCATGAGGAGGCTATGTTGTTATATCCACTTCAGGGCAAGGAGACTctccagattcttttaaggttCGTTGACAATTTTCACTACCAATAAtgcagattttattttattgtgtaCTTTATTGTTTGTtccttgtctttttttttttatcactgaAGGAGTTTTGGAGGTTTCTTCTTCAAAGAAACTTGGGAAACTCTTGGTTGCAACGAGTTTGCTTTGCACTGTTTGGGCTAGGTGATTCAGGTTACCACAAGTACAGTGTAAGTACATCTGCCAATTTATGTAATCTGTTTCACATTCTTCTCAACATACATTTTATTTGTGGTTCTGTTTTGATGTATTCATCaatatgaaagaaaaaagtaGGTTTTAGCGAGGAACAAGTACACTAGCTAAATAAAAATTCCCACTAACAGAAATCTTGAGATGTCTCTGAATTATTGTTCTCTGCCAAAACCATGAGATTATTTTCTTCTGATGGCTTTAGTTTGTAGCAAAGAAGCTAGACAAAATAGTACTAGATCTTGGGGCCACAACCATCATCGAGAAAGGTCTAGGAAATTATCAACACCCATCAGGGTAGGAACGGTATATTATTGAGGAAAATAATGATTTTGTCAAATTTGATCTTCCCTTTATTCTTTTGAAGCAAATGAACCATTTGATCAGTGGAAAATATAGTACCCACGTTCTTCCTCCTGTTTGTTTTGTACTATAATGTCTAAGTGTCTGAATACTGAATTTTctgttttggtgttttctttatttttgtttagtagTGTATCTGACTTGATCCAAGAAACTCTAGAGCCAGGTCATCAGAGTTATCACTGCCTCTTACGCTTCATCTCAGATTCAAAGGCAATCCCACGTGACAATACTCGGCAAACCTATGATCCAGGTTCCTCCTTGGCTTTTTCTTTCCATCACCTCCTTCTCtactatatacatataaatcttAGTATCCGCTTTCATTCTTTGTGTTCCATCTGTGATGGCTGTAACTCAACATTTCAAAATactcaactttaaattatttgtcTTGAACGGAGAACTTAGGAGAGGTTGGTGTAAGCTTTTACTCTCAATGATGTGGCTAATGTTGCACAGCTCTCTTCTCTTTTTGGTTATGTACATAAGAAAGTATTGAACTTTGTGGATTCATTGAATTAAGTTTAACACCAAAATGTTTGTTGTTCCTTCCTGATCTTATGAGTTGTGAACCAACCTTTCTTTCTGTTGATGTAAAGGTTTATGGTTCACGGAGTCAAAAACTGCTTTCAAGTTTATTGAGAAAGTTGTGATAATTATGGATCTTAGAATTGTTTCGCAGGTAAGTAGTTAGAGGTAGCATGTCTAATAGTGTTGGTCTTAGAAATTCCTTTGATTCCATTGGTGAAACAGGTTTGATGGatgatttatatgggaatgtaCAACAACATAACTCATTTCATGCAGCAAGAAACTTGGATCAAAGATCAAAGACAGACTGCTCAGCTAAATCATACTTCAATCAAGCCGTTGCAGCATCTCCTGATTACTGGTAAAAGATTCAACTTGACAGTAAATTAGGTACTCTCACTAAACTTAGCATTGTAGCTAACTCCTTTAAGCTCTTTTGTGTTTTCATTTCATATCAACAAGCTCAAGATCATCATTCATGTACGTTTTGGCGTCGACGCATATCTTGCAAGCTTCACATGTGCAGTTCTTTCGGGATGTTGAAGAGGAAGCAGATGGAGAGGAGGTGAAGGAAGAGAGACAGAAAGAAGTAATTGTGCCTCAACCTTCTCGAATGAATTTCTTTACCGGACGTTTCCTAATACGGCCATGTCTTAGATTGTGGTCTCGGCATCTCCAACCagttgttttgtttattttatagatttagaTATAAGTGCAACGTCTATGATCGAGCTAACTCTTTTGTCTAATGTGAATTCTTTAATGCTGCCTCTCTTTAttgatgttttctcttttcaattttagaattttctttGTTGTATTAACACCACTggattaaaaaagaaaagacttgGAGTAAAAGTGTTGTTTACATGGATGAAGAAGAAtcataaaaagttttatttgaCATCTCAGCTTTGTTTCTGGCTGGAcgaataaaaaggtaaaaagttaaaattagaTGAAGAAGAATCATAAAAAGTCTTCATTTGACAACAATGTTtatcaattatattattaaccAAAAAGTTTCTTAAACTTTGaaatattcattttcaaaatcctataattttaagaaattaaaaattaacatattttctCTGAAGatttaatttgtaaaattaatatttaaataaaatagatttttttcaaTATACAACTACACTTTACCATCACAACCCATGATAACGATTTATTATTATGTGacatttgtttttaataaaatattttgttataatattctataatatttatttaaaggTACCATGATGTTTAGGACCAAAACCTTAATCCTCCtccaataaaatatttatacctCCCGAAATTGTTACCAATtcattttttgatatatatatgtgtgtgtgtatgtgtgtgtgtgaatttAGCTgtattcatttttattacaaaattaaaatttccgCCTGTTATCATCCTTGCATTAGGCAACCTTCATCTCAATCATCTTCCCGTTAATATTCTATTCACCCACTCCTATCGACCCGCAAGTCCCATTTCTTTATGCTACGAGTCTTATTAGCATCATCTATAATTCCCAAAGACTATGGCTTTATCATCTTAACGATTCCACACCAGATATTTTTTTCGTCATGAGTTATGTCAACTCTAAATAAGTGTGAATATCATTGGCTTGTATGTACGCCACATTTAAATTACACAAACAAGAAGCCAGTTGGTCTGATTCCCTGTCGATAGTGCTATATAATGAAACCTCATACCACAGACAATAGAGTTCAAGCAACACCAAAATCCCAGCAACCTTATCACTAACGCACCATGGATGCAAGCAAAGAGGAGATGGAGCCGGCTGGAATCATTGCCACAAGATTTTCTTAGAAATATTGTTGCCAGGGTACGTGCCTGTATCACCCACGAATTACCACAACACCATTATCTCATGCAAGAAAATTCAAGTTCCATCTGAAGATTACTGTGTCTACCAAAAACTATGCCTATTATCACTGGTCAAAAAGCCATTACTGGCAACCCGATACACAGGTCTGATGGTGAGGTATGGCGAATAACAACCCATAACTATAAACAAATGATTACCTTTGCGCCTAACGATACCTGATACATCACCATGACTGCATATGCAATTATGGGACACAAAGAACGGCCACATATAATAAACACACGGTTGTGTAGAAATAGACACCTTCAGCCAAAACCCGAGGATGTTCTCGAAATTCCATACACAAAACTACACAATGCATCAACGGCATATCCggccccgcgcttgcgcgggggctATGCCcctagtaataataataaatatcttACAAGAACCTAATATTCCCAATGTGACCTGGATAACAAAACATCTGACTGTTTATACGTCTCAAATCAGCATCCTTCATTCCTCGTATCTCTACTTTTCTTGTACTCTCCTTGTTAAAATCAtaataacaaacataaaaaaggCTTAGATGACTCTTAACGCTGGATTAAACACCACAAGCTCGCCCGTATGGATCACTCCTTTAGACACTATGTGAACCGCAGTTAAATCTTCCCACTTGGTAGGTAAGGCACACGTCATGCTAGACCATTCTTGTTTCTCGGCCTCATTAAGAACCCACAATGTCATGAAATTTTTCTGTGAAATAATAATCTAAACAGCCCAATTTTCCCTTGTAATTTATAAAAGTGGACCGGTACATATGTGACTGTTTGGGTGTTTTAATAAAGTCAATCTTCTCAGATCTAACATTGAATCTAACTATTCTTGACCGACTAACTCAATAGTATACAGCACCATCAATGCATGTCACTCCGAAGGCACATCCGTAATCATCTCCGGTCGGTTTCTCCATCTTTCTCCACTCTTGTTTCTCATGGGATGATGAACTCGCAGTGCAAACCCATTGCTCTTGTGGTATGTCTTGGCCTTCACGCATCATCACACATAACACCTTGTATTGATCTTCGACTGGATCATACCCAAGAGCAGGTTCATGCATCTTCCGTTGGGTTTAGCATCTGGCAACTTCACAACTTGTCTTGTTGTGGGATTATAAACGGTGATCGTATTACAAAGAACACCTCTGAAACAGACAAAACCGTTGACAGAACCACATATCACGTTGTACCCTGGAGCCGAGATCGGCATGTCGTATCTTGCCATGACACTGGAGCAGGAGGATTTATCATCCTCTGTGTGTTTAGGAGCCGAGAAGATGAATTGCTCCTTAGCATCTCTGAGATAGAGCGTGAGAAGGAGACGTGGATGACTCTTTGACCTAGTCTGGAACAAGTCTACAAAAATTTGCTGCGGATGGTAGAGAACCATAGCTGCAACACGGATTGGAATCGGATGAGCGATCTCCTAGGAAGTAGAGAGAAGATCTCGATGTTGAGATCGAAAGGAATGGTTGttgttgatgttgttgttgttctgttTTCTGCTTGAACAAGAGACGGTTGTGAATCTTCCATGCTGGTGAATTCCAGAATAGTAGTATTAGCTAGAAGAACATATTTACGTTTGGAAATCAGGAAAAGTGCACAAAATAaggaaaattgaaaaaaaaaaaatatttccagAAAGTAccatgtaatttttaaaaactgttaggaactttaaattttaacaaaaaataataataaacttcTCTTcactatttaaaaattatatcatttataggggaatatgtttttcatatgattcattctcattcttcattttttttcttaaaaaattgttacaatTGTTAACACTAAAACACTCAAGAAGTGGATCATATGTAGAAGAAGATTATATGCCTAGTACCTTTGTCATTTCAGATCAATGACTGCAAGAAGTTGAAGAGAGTCATTACGATACATAACTAGTTTAGAGAGGCGCTAAGAGTTGAATGTATGGAATGGAGAATGCACTCAAGGATAAGTTAAATGTCCGGAAAGCGGATAAGATTACTACAGTATATATAGTCCATAATGACTGAGCCTCAGAAAGACATTATGTTAGGTATGCAACTTGACTTTGGAACTACTTGACCATATGGCAGAGTCATGACTGtgtttttctgttttgcttTTGATTACTCatgttcctgagtcaatcataCATAAATACAGTAGTAATTAAGCAGAACTGG
This genomic stretch from Raphanus sativus cultivar WK10039 chromosome 3, ASM80110v3, whole genome shotgun sequence harbors:
- the LOC130509339 gene encoding uncharacterized protein LOC130509339, with the protein product MDDLYGNVQQHNSFHAARNLDQRSKTDCSAKSYFNQAVAASPDYCSRSSFMYVLASTHILQASHVQFFRDVEEEADGEEVKEERQKEVIVPQPSRMNFFTGRFLIRPCLRLWSRHLQPVVLFIL